CATGAATTTCATTTTTTCCTTGTTGAATAAGTTCTTTAATCAAATGATATCCAATAAATCCAGCCCCTCCAGTAACCAGTATCTTACTCATATTTATTACCTTTTATTATATTCCAATGTCCTTTACCGACACCAACCAGTTTAAAACCGAGTTGCCTCAATTGTTCTCCTTTTTCATCATCTACCAGATCATTACAATCCAGTATGAGCCCATTTGGTTTGAGAATATCTTTAAAATCATTTGGTGTTAAATTAAAGTATTCTTCATGCTTTACCGCCAATATTATCGCATCCATCTCTTTATTTTTCATACGATCTAAAATCTTTTCCACTTTCAAATCAATTTCTGGCCAATAACTTACAATTGGATCATGTAAAAATATAAATGCTCCAGACTTCACACACTCTTTGTAGAAAATTTCACTGGGAGAATTACGTGTATCGGCCACATCAGCTAAATATGAGACCCCCATCAACAACAATTTTTTATCCCTGATATCACCCATGTTTTTTCTTAACAAAGAAAATGAGTGATAAGTCATTAAATCATTGATATGTACGGCCTCAACAGACATATTTAACTCTCTGGACAGTCCGAATATATTAAAAATAGACCAGTTAGCGAACAGAGGATCTTTTGATAAGCAATATCCACCAACACCAAAGCCTGGAAGCATTATGTTATTGTGAGTATTCCTTTTTTTTATGGCCTGAATTACTTCGAAAAGGTTTACTCCAACTGATTCAGCTAATTCAGTCCATTCTTGAATAAATGCTATGTTAGTTGCTCGATAACTATTTTCCAGCAGTTTTCCAAGTTCAGAAGCTGTCGGAGATGATAATTCAGTTAAAGGATAATTATTAGTGTCGATGAAGCTTTCAAGAAATTCTCTCACTTTTTTCTTGGAAATTTCATTTACTCCAGAATAGACTCGATAAAAGGAGATGATACTTTGCAAATAATTTTTTCCGGGCATTACTCTTTCATAAGAATGAGCTAGTTTTATAGAGGTATTCAATAAATTCCTGTTATTAAATTCCAATTCTATGACAGGCAGTATAATCCTTTCACAGGTTCCTATAGGAACTGTTGTTTCAATAATAATCAAACAGGATGGTTTCATCCTCTGTGCTATTGTACGCATAGCTTCTTTAAAATTTTCAAGTTCTACAATTGGTTCTCTTACATCTCCAGGACTCTTTTTCCTAACATCCAGGTTGATATCTACAACTATTATGTCAGCTACTTCGTAAGCATAAGAATTTGTAGTTGCCATGATGTTTCCATTTTCAAAAGTTCTATCAAAAACCTCTTTCAAGTTTTCATCCGATGAGACTATCGGGAGTGATCCCGCATTAATTCTACCCACTTTCCAATAATTTTCAGGGGTTGGTAGATCTACGCCGATTACTGCATATTTAGGGTTTCCCTGCTTATTTTTTGCAGAAGAAACTGCAGTTAACATGGCAGACCCGACAAAACCTAATCCTTGAATTATTACATTTTTTTCACAGTTATTTTTCTTAATAAAATTGTCTATTTCATCTTTTAAAGAATTTACGTGTAAATCAAATGTATAAATATCACCTAACGGTGATTTAGAAATAAATGTCTTAATTTTGTTGGCTTCATAAGATTGCTCATTTTTGTGATAATTTTCTTCTTTCATTTTATTATCTCTTTTTATTTTGGTTAAACACCATTACTTGTTGGTTTTTTATCATTTCAGTCTCAACTATTTTTACATAAATTTTCTATTATATATCGTCTAATGTTGCATAACTTTTGTTTTTGCTTTAGCTATTATTTCCCTATAAATCTCAACGGTTCTTTCTGCGATTTTATTCCAATCATATTGTTTTGCTTTTTCCTTTGCAGCATTTCCCATCTCTTCTCTTAATTTGTCATTCTTTAATAATGTTATTATTTTATTAGCCAAATCTTCAATATTTTCTGATTCAAATATAAAACCTGTCTTTCCGTTATCAACAATTCCAGGATTGGACATATCAGATGCAATTACAGGTACCCCTGATGCAGCAGCGTCAAATAGCGCAAATGGCTGGCAGTCCCATCGGGATGGTACAACAACAAGTTTGCAAGCCTTAAATTTTTGGTACTTTTCCATTTCCGAAATAAAACCCAAAAACTTTACGTTATTTTCTAAATTTAACTTCCGGGCAAGAGCCTTAAGATTTTTCGCCTGAGAACCAGATCCTACGATATATAGCTTGATGCCTGGTATTAATTTAATAACAGTGTAAAGTGAGTTAATTAATATATCCACGCCCTTAATTTTTTCTAATCTACCAATATATAAAATATCAAAATTAGATTCTCCTTTATATTTATGCATATCTTCTATTTTATCATAATCAATACCAACTGGATTAATATATATATTAGAATTTGTATTCTTACAAATTAAATCTCGGATAGATGGTGCTTCTACAATGATATTTGGAATGCGAGAAATAACATACTTTTCTATTGGTTGGTTAAAAAATGTCCCAATACGATAACCAATATTTGTATTATATTCAGCTTCTTTTGATATAATTCCAAGGATGGTCAATAGAACTGGATATCTACCTTTTAAGAGAACCGCTACAAGCGAATAAGGCGGTAGGGTTCCTTGGGCAGCATGAACAATATCTGGATCTAATTTTAGAACTTTGTGTTTCAAAATCAGAGTTGTAAAAGGAATAAAAAAGGGAACACGAAGGACTTTAGGAATTTTAACTATATGAATGTTCAGATTTCCTCTTCTGAACTGTTTTCCTTCTTCACCAATCGTTATTACATGCAAATCAACATCTTTGATGCATGACAAATGATACGCTAATCGATCGATATATACCGCAGGGCCTCCCCACATTTTGTGTAGAGGGTATTGACATAACATTGCCACTTTCATCAAATTTACATCCTATTTTTTATTGCTCTAACTGTGCCACTATCATAGATTATATTATATTCCGATCCTTCAATAAATGACAGGAATTGGAATCTATCCATCCTAAATTCTTGCGTAAAACCTTGCGAAGATATCAAGACAGTGTTATCCATCACCTCCTTCCGCAATATCAATATTCCTTCAAGAGGTTGTCTTCCTAAAAATATGTCTCCAGCATCTTGAGCGGTGAAGGTACTATTTTTATATTGGTAAGGCCACATCACATATGAATCAACATAGATATTATTTTTATTGGATTCTTCAGATACTGAAAGTTGATATATCCGCTCTGCGGCATACCTTTCCGAATCTAACAGTACCATTCGTGGCTTACTATCCCATGGAGTTATTGAAATAACGTTGGATATTCCACTCGAGATCATAACGATGGCAAAAATCATAGTCAGTGTAAAAATTGCCACTAATTTTCTATGTTCTTTCGTTGAATTAGTGATTACTAATAGTCCAATTCCAACCAAAAACGCCGAGATTATCTCCATAAAAGAAATCCACCTCCCTGGAAGAGCTTCATAAAACTTGAATAATTGGATACCGGAAACAAAGAATACGAAGCAGGCACATAAAATGCCATAATGGATTTGTGGTAGTTGCCTGGTATAATTTCTGCGGAATATTGCTAAAAAACCTATTATCATAAAAAATAAAAAAATAAGTATTGGAAGAGAACGCCATATTGATTCTAAAACATCATTTTTAATTGCCATTGAAGGGGCGACATCTATTGCTAATGATCGATCAACTTTGAAGGCACTTACCATAGAACTGGCTATATGATAGTCTAAAAAACCTGATATAGACCTCCAGTATCCAAGAAGCATGGTAATAAATATGGCAGTCAATGGAATACTAGTAACCTGAGTTGATTTCGCTGAACCCCCTAAAATCTCGTACATTAGGTAAGATACTATTATGGTTAGTCCCAACAATATTCCCACGGTTGTGGACGGAACAGGATGCGTTAAAATAACTATAATCATTAATAGTAAAATGAATACTTTGTAAGTGATTTCTTTTCCCTTTTCACGTGATGACCATAAGAAGAAGATAAACATTGACAATAACCCTAACCCTAGGGTCATTGCAGTTATCCACCACCCCAATGTGATTTGTGAAGCGCTAACCCCTAGAACTAAAACTGATAATAACCCTATTTTCTCATTAAAAAGCTTTCTTCCAATTAAAAATAGAAAGGTTAGACTGAGTACTGCTATAATACTTATGAAGAAAAAGGAGTTTTTAACATTTAATCCTGTAAGTTGTGATAGTAAAGCTGCGACGATATGTGTCATAGGATATGATTCATAAGACGTATTAATTGGTATATGTCCTTGCAATAGCAATTGTTCTATAAAATTAACATGATAAAGTGAATCCACTCCTGCTTGAAGGGGGAATAGAAAATAAGGATATGCCCTGAGGAGTATTCCCACCATAAGGAGTTTAACCAATATAAAGGCTGAATAAGCTCTATTGTTGTTATAAAATATTTCAACTGCCAAAATGCTTGAAATGATAGATGCTATTAACAATAAAATAAAAGGCTGAGGCTGAACGCTTCGTGACCATATGATAAAACTTAGAATTAAAAATCCAAAAAAAAGGATGTTAAGTAGGAACAAAATTGATTTAATCTCTTTCATATTTGTGGAAAAGTCAAGTGGACTTAGAGTTGAAAGATTTTCTCGGCACAACAGATAGACAATACAAGCTAAAAACACCGTTAAAGACATTTCTTGCAATATAAATGATTTTAATATACTCGTGGAATAAACTAAGAGAATAATAGCTCCCACTGCCCCTATGGTACCGAGTTTTTTATCAACATCTGTACTAACGCCAGATACCTTCACTCTCTCTAAACCCCCTCTTTTTGCGATTGCGGGGATAGCATTTTTGAAGTATAATACTTAATTATAAGATCAGCAAAGTGAAACAAAAAAGATGGAACCATGTAAAATGATTTGATTCCAAAGTTTCTTATTATAAAAATAATATGGTTTCTAACCATGTAATAATTCGTGAGGTATGCTGAAGAAAGTCTAACTCCGCCAAGCTCTGCTTTATAATGATATACCACTGCCTTTGGCTGGAAGTACAATTTAAATCCTATTTTTCTTATCCTGAAATTAAGATCTACTTCTTCGCATGTGTAATTTCCCTTGTATGCATTCTCCTCATATCCACCTACTTTTTGGAGCGCATCTTTAAGATATAATGAACATGCATGAACGTCTGGAACTTCCTGAATTTTATCTGTAGAAATATCAAAATTGCGATACATCAACCCTGTTTTCTTATCAAATATACATGCATAGTTATTCTTGGTCATTTTATAATCGAGACTTAATGGTCCTTTGGTAAATCGGTCTTTATTCTTTAGTAGAAGTTTAGGAGCAATAGCACCAACATTCTCCCCACTATTAACAAGCTCTTCGAATGTATCCACCAATATTTTCAAGCAATCCTTTTCCACAACAAGGTCGTCCTCAATAAAAAATATAATTTTGCCCAAGGATAGTGATATTGCCACATTTCTATTAGCAGGAAGTCCGAAACGTGAAAAATTCTTGTTATAACGAATTCTCGGATTTATTTCGGTATACTGTTGTGAAATTGCCAATGTATCGTCAGAAGATGCATCATCGGAAATAATAAGCTCCCAATTCGGGTATGATTGTGCTAAAATTGAATCTATGCATTGGGGCAATAGGTTTGCCCGGTTGTAAGTAGGAAGAAGGATAGATACAAGTTCATTTTTGTTCATAGTAGAGCATGCACCTCTCTAAATACACTTGAGTTATAATTTTGAGGTATTTCAACTTCATAAATAGGCACTTCTTTCAAAAATTTTTCTAAATTTATCCTCAAGCGATCCCAATGCATTGCAATTCCACTCATAGGAAAAACAAAGGTATATGCTAGCATATATTTATAAAAATGCAGGAGTATCATTTCTCCTCGATTATTTTCAATCAATTTACCAACAGCTTCATTAAGGCTGATGTTATTCTTTTTAATGGTTCCTTTATTTGTTCGGCTAATAAAGAAAAGTGCATCCAACCTGGCTGAGTTCGCTATTGATTTATCGCACTTCTTATAATCGGCTTTATTATGGAGGTATTTAATTAAATTAATTCGATCAAAAATGCCATTGAATTCTTCGGTTGATAGATACTTGCATTTAAAGTCAAAAGTTATTGGAGAAATAGGAAAACATAGTATTTTATCTTTTTGGATAATAACTCTATCATCACCCAACCATTTGAATCCATCTTTTCGAACAAAATCCATAGTGAGTGTTGATTTAAAAGCACTGGGTCTTCCTGCCAATATATACCCTTTATTATTATTAGTGACACCAGCAGCATGAATGAAAAGGTGACCTTTTTTACAGAGTTTATATTCAATGAATGGCTGCAGTATAAAATTTTGAGGCACTCGATCATGGAAAAGTGCTTCTGATCCAGATACTTTACCGTTATAATTTATAGTTGTTGACCCATCTTCAAATCCAAATATTTCTACTTCCCATTTTGCTCTTCCTCCGGAATCCTTGCAATAAAGATAATTTTCTTTGATATGGTATTTATGGTCTAGAAGATAGCAATCATTATTTGAAGGAGTAAATTTTCCTATGTTAAGTATAATGTCTGGTGCATCCATTTCTTTAACTTCAAAAAACGCGAAGGGTAAATTTAAATCTCTTACGTAATCACGCTTATTATCTCGGATTATTTGAAATTTTATTAAATTGTGGATATTATAGTTAAGTATTTGTTTCATTAATTATCGCCAAAATTTTTTCAAATGTTTTTGTATCGTACTTTTGTGGGACTTCAACTTTATAAAAAGGTATGTTTTCAGGCAAGTGATTCTTCAGATTCTCTTTATACATCTTCCAATGATTCGCAAACTTGCTATCTGGGAAAATATATGAGTACTCCACCAAATGCTTAGTAAATGGGAGAGATTCAAGTTTCTGGCTCACAACCAAATGACAAATTAATTCATCACGTGATATCCTATTTACCTTAAATTCATCTTTTGGGATTAGAAGAAAAACAGCAGACAACATACATTCATTAATTATTGAATTTGGGAATACTTCCATAGGATATAATGTCGTAAATATTTTAATATATCCAAAAGTCATTTTATATAATAAATTTTTCAGACCTAAAATAATATTACTTTTAACTCCAATATTTTTTTTGATTAATGGGGATAAATTATAAGTAAAAATATTTAATTGTGAAAGAAAACCAACAGCTTTCTTATCATGGATTATTGTGTAATCATCGCTTAAAAAGTCCCATCCTTCCTCGACAAAATGTAATGCAATTGTGGTTTTGCCAGCACCACTTCGTGAAGGAAATAAAATACCACGGGAATTTTTGTTTATGCATGACCCATGGATAAATGGATAGCCTTTCTGATTCATTTTAATACGCATTAAAATATCTATTAAATGACCAGATATAGCCATACTACTTAAAAAATTACCCGAAACACGAACTATAGTATTTTCATTCTCAAACCCAGATATTTCAAATTTCCATTTTGTAAATTTATACGAATCCTCACTACAATACAAATAATCTTTTTTAATATAATATATATTATTAATGATTTGGCAATCTGAATTTGCAGGATCAAATTTTCCTAAATACACAATAAAATCATATTCTTTACTATTTTCACTTTCAAAACTTTTATATTTGCTACATACTTTATTAAATTGATATTTAGATGACCCTGTATTCACAAGTTTAAATTTTATTGTGTTATGAATATTATAATATTTTTCCATTTTAAATAAACCAAATACTTTTTATTATAAGAAAGTTTCGAAAAAGGGTTCAAACTTCCACAGTGTTTCACCTGAATTATCTACATCCCACACCATTTTCATTTTTCTCTTTTTCCAATTCTCTCGCGATCTCAAATTGATTACATTGTGTAGATTATAATATAATGTCTCGTTCATTTTAAATCACTCTTAAACTTTCTCCGCTACTATTAATGGGCACTTTCCAAATATGTGAAAATGTTTTGCCAAAAATTCATTATCATTTAAAAGAGGAAACTCTACAGATTCAATGGATTTTATTTTTAACCCAGACCGCTTTATCATACGGCTCCAGCCATATGAACTATGTGAAAATTTATGAAGTTTTGAGTGTCCAAGTTTTATCCCAATTATATCATACCAATTTGGTGCTGTAAAAATAAATCTTCCTCCTCTTTTTAGTAGCGTATATATTTTTGTTAAATATCTATTAGCAATATCAGGGTCTAAATGCTCTAGAACATCCAGAGCTGTAATATAATCAAATTCTAAATTTCTAAATTCTTCATTTGGTTCTATGATATCCCTCTTAATAATCAAGATATTCTTATAGTCGGAGAATCTCTTAGAACAGAAAACTACAGCATTGTCATCTGTGTCCACACCATACACAAAATTGAACCTATCTGTGATACGATCAATTAACTCGCCTGTCCCGACACCGATATCGCATAATATATCACCACCTTCAATTTTCAGAGAAACTTTATTCATTTTTTTTGCATTTAAATTTAGACAATAAGAGTATTGTTTATGCAATTCATCATAATCAATTGGACCTTTTATATTACCATCTCCATATTTTTCGAACATAGTTTATTAAATTGATATTAAGTGATTTTACCTATAATCTTATTCATTCAATCACATTAAGATTACGTATATATTTTTTTAGTTCATATATTAATTTATTTTCTTTTTGTTTAATAGAGGAATATTCTTCAATATTTTTCAATTTTTGTTCTAAATCTTTTATGTTTTCGACTATTATTAAAATCCCCTCTTTCTCCAATTCTTTTGCAATATCCATTTGATGATCATCAAAATGTTCTTTAAATTGTTTTCTTCGAGGTACAACAATATTTAATTTATTATGTTTCAATGCAGAAATTATACATCCAACACCAGCATGAGATACTATTACCCTTGAGTTTTCAAATAATTTCTCAATTTCTTCATTAGAAGTAAATCTAAAATATTCTGCATTTTCAGGAATATATTTTGTATTGCTGATTTGCATTATTACCTTCTCATCTATTTTTCCTGCAATGTAATCCATTTCTATAATAAGTCTAGAAAAGTCCCATGAACTTGTTCCCACCGTTACAAAGATCATACCACACGCCCCTTATACATTGCTTTTCTATAAAATCTAAGCATACTCTTCCATTGAACTAAAAACAAATCTGCTATTGGGTAGATAATTCTTCCAGTGCCGGAAGGCTGATTTACTCGAGCTATACTTTCTATATAAATTATTTTTGCTCCAAATAACTTACCTAAATAACAAAGTGGAATGGTAGATCCTCCACCTGTACTTACTATCACTTGTGGTTTTTCTGTAAGTAAAATCCTTAAACATGAAAACATTAGCTTAATCATGTAAAACAATTCAATAGGAATTATAAAAACTCTATGCTTAACATTATATTGCTCTCTAACATAATATACACCAGCAATCTCTTTTAAATCCCTCGTAGTTTCAGCAAAAGTAGTAACAAAAAATATTTCATGACCCCCAAAAGCTTCAATAATGCTCAACATCTCATCAAGATGTCCACCCTCTGCGCACTCAAGACAAATTTTCATACTTGGCCAACCTTTTCGGCTGTTACTAACAAACTACCACCAAGTAGGTTTACTAAAGGACTCGATTCAATTAATGGTTCCATCTTTTTTATAAGTTTCCAGATTCCTTTCGGATTTGATGGAGCAAAACTTATTCCATTTATATTCCTAACAGTAAAACCGCACTTAGAAAATCTTCGCTTCACATATAGATAATTTAACGGGCGATGCCCTCTTGTCTTCCAGCTCTTTCCAAACTTTGCTCTATATTGCACAAAAGCCAAAGGATTCCATTCATTTCCCTCCACTGCGAACAAAATTCCACTTTGTTTCAAAACCCTATTTATCTCTTTGATGGGTTCTGTGATGTCTGAAAAATGATGTAATATTGCCCCACAAAATACTGCATCCATTGATTCATCCTCAAAAGGTAGATTAATTCCATCCCCACAAATATATTCACAATTTTTATCTATATTCTTGGCGATTTTGACATTGCTGTATGTAATATCTAACCCAATAACACTATCGAATGATCTTTTGAGATATGGTGTAAATGCAGCAGTTCCACATCCAAAGTCTAAAACACGTTGTGCATTTATTTCAAAGACACCCAAGAACTTAAGAACTCTTAAGATTTTTTTTTCATCCCATGGATTAGTTCGATATTTTAAACCCATAATTTCAAATGCATTTTTATGATATGAAATTTCGTCATTAGCATATTGGATTTCTTTTTTCATTTAACACCTTTTGTTGTCGTATTTTGATTGGATTGTACATATATCGCCTCTGTCTTTTCAGCAATTTTCTCCCAAGAATAATTCTTAACTTTCATTTTCCCATTTAGTCCCAATTTTTTTTTCATATCTTCATTCTCTAACAAGTAAATTATAGCATTAGCTAATGCCTCTGTGTTTTTTGGTTGAACCAATAAACCATTTTCTCCGTCCTTAACAATATCTGGTATTCCACCAATATTTGATGCTACAATCGGAACACCACATGCCATTGCCTCTAAATTTACAATGCCAAAACTTTCGGTATTCATTGTTGAAGGGAGTATAAACACATCCGCTGCCTTATAATATAATGGCTTCAAACCATCTTCGACAAATCCCACAAATCTAACATTTTTTTCAACCCTTATTTTTTTTGATAGGATCTCAAGTTCATCATGCATCACACCTTTTCCAGCAAATACCAACTCAACATCGGACACATTTTTTATGATCTTTGGCATCGCCTTTAAAAGCACTTCTGGACCTTTATATGGAGATAGATAACCAAAGAATAACAATATTTTTTTATTAAGAGGAAGACACAATTTCTTTCTGCAATCTTCTTTCGAATAAGAAATATTAAAATCCCTATAATTTATCCCGTTTGGGATCACAACGATTTTTTCCCTGTACTTTCTCAAGAACTTCGATTCATTAATATAATATTCTGAAGGAGAAATGATAGCATCCGCATAGCTTAAAACCTTATCAACCAGATATTTATTATGAAAGGCTACACCTACTCTGCGAATAAGTCCACCATAACTTTCCACCCAATCGCCATGATATGTAACTATGAATGGATTTTTATTTTTCTTTGCATATCTTAAACCTGCTAAAGGTCCTGGTGGAATATCAAAATGTGTATGAATGATATCCACATTATGATCCATAGGTTTTTTGAACATTCCGAATGAGATATTAGAGGTATGTATCCTGAAATTTGTACCATAACGATAAATTGTCACGTTTTCATTTTTGTCGATTGAATCATCAGAATTAATTGAAGTAGTGAACACATTGACTTCATGACCTCGCTTGGCCATCTCAGCAGATAGATAATATGCTGCCAGAGAAGAACCACCGTATACATAGTCCTTATGCTGTTGGCTGTATGGAAACTTTGTGACAAAATAGCCAATCTTCATTTTTTTCTTCCCATATATTTGAAAAAAAATTTTGCCGACTTAATCATCCCATTCAATTCATGCAATCCGTTCTTTCGCAACACATTACCCATCGCTATCGGTATATATGAAGTGGTTAAATAATATTCCTTCAGCCCTCGATCCACATAATTTTCTATATCTTCCTTCGTAAAATCAGGATACGATACAATACATTTCTGGAATCCATCCTTATCAAGAGATTCCTCTAGATCATCAACCAATAAAAAATTATTCTCTTTAACCCAATTATAGAACTCTGTTCCCGGCATCGGTGTTGCTATCGAAAATTGAGCGATATTTGGTTTAATTTCTTTAACAAATTTTATAGTCTTGTCTGCAGTTTCTTTTGTCTCCCCTTGCATGCCAAAGATAAAATCTGCCAGAATCATTAGCCCAGCCTTTTTAGCATCTTTTGTAAATTTTCTGCTATCATCGGTTGTAATTCCTTTCTTTATATTTCGTAGTATCTCGTCGCTTCCGGATTCATATCCCACATCCAATAGCCTACAACCAGTTTCTTTCATTATTTTCATGGAATCGTAATCGAGGTTTGCCTTTGAATTGCACGACCATGCGATATCAAGTTTCCTTCGTTTAATTTCGCCGCAAATTTCTTTTATCCGTTTTTTACTTATTGTAAATGTATCATCCTCGAAGAATATCTCTTTCACTTCGTGGACTTCTTTACTAATATATTCAATCTCATCCACCACATTCTCAACACTTCTAACTCTATGTTTTCTGCCCATTAAGGTCTCTGGCCATGAACAGAACGTGCATTGATTTGGGCATCCCCTCCCTGTAAATATCTGAACCATTGGATAAAGTGTATGACCTAAGAAATAGTCTTTTATATTAAGATGCTCTATGTATATTTTTGAAACAAAAGGAATTTCTTCGAGTTCTTCAGATATGCTAAAGTTTCTATTTAAATTGTGTATAATCTTGTTATTCGACTTATATGAAATTCCTTTGACAAGCTCTAAACTACTTCCTTTTTCTAATATTTCAGCAATATCCCTGATGGTGTAATCATATTCAAATCTTGCTGCAATATCCACACCCGCGTCTAATATTCGTTCTTGAAACTGAGAAACTGGGGGACCGACCAACACTGAAATTGATTCAACCTCGGAGGTTATTGTTTTTGTGACTTCTATATCATTACTAAGGCTTTGAAAATTACTGTCCGCCACTACTAAATCTGGTTTAAATTTTTTAACATCTTCTTTCACATTTTCTAAGTTCCATCCCCAAGCAGGTGCATCCACAAGACGGACTTTATGACCTTCTTTTTCAAGAACCCCGGTAGCATAGGATAACCAGATAGGATAATATAAAGCACCGCCTCTGCATCTTGCAGCCCATCTCGAATTTCTGCTATAACGTGGAACAAATGGGGGATTTAACATATATATTTTCATTATTAGTCCTCTTTATCGTGTTGATTCGGCTCGCTCCCATAAAATAGAAT
This portion of the Candidatus Methanoperedens sp. genome encodes:
- a CDS encoding glycosyltransferase family 4 protein, with protein sequence MKIGYFVTKFPYSQQHKDYVYGGSSLAAYYLSAEMAKRGHEVNVFTTSINSDDSIDKNENVTIYRYGTNFRIHTSNISFGMFKKPMDHNVDIIHTHFDIPPGPLAGLRYAKKNKNPFIVTYHGDWVESYGGLIRRVGVAFHNKYLVDKVLSYADAIISPSEYYINESKFLRKYREKIVVIPNGINYRDFNISYSKEDCRKKLCLPLNKKILLFFGYLSPYKGPEVLLKAMPKIIKNVSDVELVFAGKGVMHDELEILSKKIRVEKNVRFVGFVEDGLKPLYYKAADVFILPSTMNTESFGIVNLEAMACGVPIVASNIGGIPDIVKDGENGLLVQPKNTEALANAIIYLLENEDMKKKLGLNGKMKVKNYSWEKIAEKTEAIYVQSNQNTTTKGVK
- a CDS encoding glycosyltransferase family 4 protein, with protein sequence MKVAMLCQYPLHKMWGGPAVYIDRLAYHLSCIKDVDLHVITIGEEGKQFRRGNLNIHIVKIPKVLRVPFFIPFTTLILKHKVLKLDPDIVHAAQGTLPPYSLVAVLLKGRYPVLLTILGIISKEAEYNTNIGYRIGTFFNQPIEKYVISRIPNIIVEAPSIRDLICKNTNSNIYINPVGIDYDKIEDMHKYKGESNFDILYIGRLEKIKGVDILINSLYTVIKLIPGIKLYIVGSGSQAKNLKALARKLNLENNVKFLGFISEMEKYQKFKACKLVVVPSRWDCQPFALFDAAASGVPVIASDMSNPGIVDNGKTGFIFESENIEDLANKIITLLKNDKLREEMGNAAKEKAKQYDWNKIAERTVEIYREIIAKAKTKVMQH
- a CDS encoding class I SAM-dependent methyltransferase: MKKEIQYANDEISYHKNAFEIMGLKYRTNPWDEKKILRVLKFLGVFEINAQRVLDFGCGTAAFTPYLKRSFDSVIGLDITYSNVKIAKNIDKNCEYICGDGINLPFEDESMDAVFCGAILHHFSDITEPIKEINRVLKQSGILFAVEGNEWNPLAFVQYRAKFGKSWKTRGHRPLNYLYVKRRFSKCGFTVRNINGISFAPSNPKGIWKLIKKMEPLIESSPLVNLLGGSLLVTAEKVGQV
- a CDS encoding class I SAM-dependent methyltransferase, translating into MFEKYGDGNIKGPIDYDELHKQYSYCLNLNAKKMNKVSLKIEGGDILCDIGVGTGELIDRITDRFNFVYGVDTDDNAVVFCSKRFSDYKNILIIKRDIIEPNEEFRNLEFDYITALDVLEHLDPDIANRYLTKIYTLLKRGGRFIFTAPNWYDIIGIKLGHSKLHKFSHSSYGWSRMIKRSGLKIKSIESVEFPLLNDNEFLAKHFHIFGKCPLIVAEKV
- a CDS encoding glycosyltransferase gives rise to the protein MGTSSWDFSRLIIEMDYIAGKIDEKVIMQISNTKYIPENAEYFRFTSNEEIEKLFENSRVIVSHAGVGCIISALKHNKLNIVVPRRKQFKEHFDDHQMDIAKELEKEGILIIVENIKDLEQKLKNIEEYSSIKQKENKLIYELKKYIRNLNVIE
- a CDS encoding nucleotide sugar dehydrogenase; this translates as MKEENYHKNEQSYEANKIKTFISKSPLGDIYTFDLHVNSLKDEIDNFIKKNNCEKNVIIQGLGFVGSAMLTAVSSAKNKQGNPKYAVIGVDLPTPENYWKVGRINAGSLPIVSSDENLKEVFDRTFENGNIMATTNSYAYEVADIIVVDINLDVRKKSPGDVREPIVELENFKEAMRTIAQRMKPSCLIIIETTVPIGTCERIILPVIELEFNNRNLLNTSIKLAHSYERVMPGKNYLQSIISFYRVYSGVNEISKKKVREFLESFIDTNNYPLTELSSPTASELGKLLENSYRATNIAFIQEWTELAESVGVNLFEVIQAIKKRNTHNNIMLPGFGVGGYCLSKDPLFANWSIFNIFGLSRELNMSVEAVHINDLMTYHSFSLLRKNMGDIRDKKLLLMGVSYLADVADTRNSPSEIFYKECVKSGAFIFLHDPIVSYWPEIDLKVEKILDRMKNKEMDAIILAVKHEEYFNLTPNDFKDILKPNGLILDCNDLVDDEKGEQLRQLGFKLVGVGKGHWNIIKGNKYE
- a CDS encoding glycosyltransferase, whose translation is MNKNELVSILLPTYNRANLLPQCIDSILAQSYPNWELIISDDASSDDTLAISQQYTEINPRIRYNKNFSRFGLPANRNVAISLSLGKIIFFIEDDLVVEKDCLKILVDTFEELVNSGENVGAIAPKLLLKNKDRFTKGPLSLDYKMTKNNYACIFDKKTGLMYRNFDISTDKIQEVPDVHACSLYLKDALQKVGGYEENAYKGNYTCEEVDLNFRIRKIGFKLYFQPKAVVYHYKAELGGVRLSSAYLTNYYMVRNHIIFIIRNFGIKSFYMVPSFLFHFADLIIKYYTSKMLSPQSQKEGV